In the uncultured Methanobacterium sp. genome, one interval contains:
- a CDS encoding sulfide-dependent adenosine diphosphate thiazole synthase, whose product MKLDDIIVSKGIVAGYMEELLDYMEMDVAIGGGGPSGLTAGYYLAKAGFKVALFEKKLSMGGGMWGGGMMFNKIVVQEEGKRILDEMGIRSQEYQEGYYLADSVESASTICSKACQAGLKVFNLMEIEDVMIKDKGVEGLVINWSPVEMAGLHVDPITIGARAVIDATGHPCEVVKVLERKMEAPLKTETGKIMGEKSMWADVAEQRIMGNVTEVYPGMYVTGMAANAVHGSPRMGPIFGGMLLSGEKVAEILIEKLK is encoded by the coding sequence ATGAAACTGGATGATATCATAGTCTCAAAGGGAATAGTAGCTGGATACATGGAAGAACTTTTAGATTACATGGAAATGGATGTTGCCATTGGTGGAGGAGGACCTTCTGGTCTCACCGCCGGATATTATCTGGCCAAAGCAGGATTTAAAGTAGCCCTATTTGAGAAAAAGCTCAGTATGGGTGGTGGAATGTGGGGTGGAGGTATGATGTTCAACAAGATCGTGGTCCAGGAAGAAGGAAAACGTATCCTTGATGAAATGGGCATCCGCAGCCAGGAATATCAGGAAGGATACTATCTGGCAGATTCGGTAGAATCCGCTTCCACCATCTGTTCCAAAGCATGTCAGGCAGGACTCAAAGTCTTCAACCTCATGGAAATCGAAGATGTGATGATCAAGGATAAAGGTGTGGAAGGCCTGGTAATCAACTGGAGCCCGGTTGAAATGGCAGGACTACATGTGGATCCCATCACCATCGGAGCCCGGGCAGTGATAGATGCCACAGGACACCCCTGTGAAGTGGTGAAGGTTCTGGAGAGAAAAATGGAAGCCCCCCTTAAAACTGAAACAGGTAAAATAATGGGAGAAAAATCCATGTGGGCAGATGTTGCCGAACAGAGGATAATGGGTAACGTTACTGAAGTATACCCTGGAATGTACGTCACAGGGATGGCAGCCAATGCAGTGCATGGTTCACCCCGTATGGGGCCCATATTTGGTGGTATGCTCTTATCTGGGGAAAAAGTAGCGGAAATCTTGATTGAAAAACTGAAATGA
- a CDS encoding adenylate kinase family protein has protein sequence MIILLTGTPGTGKTTISHLLAEKLGCQLVDINHLVEEKHLYTGLDPEKDYKIVDMDALEKKLFQIVGLQNAVDLKKDSIKDSTKSSIKSSIKSSIKSSIKSSIKASTKDSLNDSSKDLSINFTKNSCIIIEGHLSHYFPLADLVVVFRTEPTTLSERLQKRGWKESKIRENLEAEALDICTWEAHEIHQEKVHEVETTKITPEEVIDVILEIIDGKKSFPVGNIDFSEYLGS, from the coding sequence ATGATCATACTCCTTACTGGAACTCCTGGAACCGGCAAAACAACCATTTCCCATTTGCTGGCCGAAAAGTTAGGCTGCCAGCTGGTGGATATCAACCACCTGGTTGAAGAAAAACACTTATACACTGGTTTAGACCCTGAAAAAGACTATAAAATCGTGGATATGGATGCTTTAGAGAAAAAGCTTTTTCAAATCGTTGGTTTGCAAAATGCAGTTGATCTTAAAAAGGATTCCATCAAGGATTCCACTAAATCTTCCATTAAATCTTCCATTAAATCTTCCATTAAATCTTCCATTAAATCTTCCATTAAAGCTTCCACTAAGGATTCCCTTAATGATTCCAGTAAAGATCTCTCTATAAATTTCACTAAAAATTCATGCATAATAATTGAAGGCCACCTATCCCATTATTTCCCCCTGGCTGATCTGGTGGTTGTTTTCCGGACTGAACCTACTACTCTCTCAGAAAGACTCCAGAAAAGAGGATGGAAGGAATCTAAAATCCGCGAAAACCTGGAAGCCGAGGCCCTGGATATTTGCACATGGGAAGCACATGAAATACATCAAGAGAAAGTACACGAAGTTGAAACCACTAAGATAACTCCTGAAGAAGTAATTGATGTTATTTTAGAGATTATTGATGGAAAAAAATCATTTCCTGTGGGCAATATTGATTTTTCAGAGTATTTAGGTTCCTAA
- a CDS encoding ribonuclease P: MRRGRRPQWMIKIASERMEILFQRAEEEFALHPERSNRYLEMSRKIATKYNLKMPSSWRGRFCRNCNHFLKPGSNSQVRLKDSMVNIKCMECGEIMRKPYIKEKKAKRRNKIESRTFQEGTDA, translated from the coding sequence TTGAGAAGGGGAAGAAGACCGCAATGGATGATAAAAATAGCTTCAGAGCGCATGGAAATTCTCTTCCAACGTGCTGAGGAAGAATTTGCTCTTCACCCTGAACGTTCCAATAGATATTTGGAAATGTCCCGAAAAATAGCCACCAAGTACAACCTGAAAATGCCATCCTCATGGAGGGGAAGGTTCTGCAGGAACTGTAATCATTTCTTGAAACCGGGTTCTAATTCTCAGGTTCGTCTGAAAGACTCAATGGTAAACATAAAGTGCATGGAATGTGGAGAAATCATGAGAAAGCCTTACATTAAAGAAAAAAAGGCAAAACGGAGGAATAAAATTGAATCCCGCACATTCCAAGAAGGAACTGATGCATAG
- a CDS encoding YhbY family RNA-binding protein, which yields MHRSLSTITLNIGKSGVNSGVMDEINRQLKEREVVKLRFSKGISLEKENYITHIIEKSNAKLIDFRGNVAVIFKKKR from the coding sequence ATGCATAGATCCCTTTCAACTATTACATTAAACATAGGTAAATCCGGAGTTAACTCCGGTGTTATGGATGAAATAAATCGCCAGCTTAAAGAAAGAGAAGTGGTGAAGCTCAGATTTTCCAAGGGTATATCCCTTGAGAAAGAAAACTATATTACCCACATCATTGAAAAATCAAATGCTAAACTCATTGATTTTAGAGGTAACGTTGCAGTAATCTTCAAAAAAAAGAGATAA
- a CDS encoding 30S ribosomal protein S19e, whose protein sequence is MTTIYDVPADSLISEVAKELSENKKITPPEWTPFVKTGVHKERRPENPDWWYVRCASLLRRVYIDGPVGINSLRTYYGGKKDRGTSPEKFKRGSGSVTRTALQQLEEAGFVEKREDGRVVTPAGRSFMDNASFEIKKDIPQLAKY, encoded by the coding sequence ATGACTACAATTTACGATGTACCTGCCGACTCGCTCATTAGCGAAGTCGCTAAGGAGTTAAGTGAAAACAAAAAGATAACCCCCCCAGAATGGACTCCATTCGTTAAAACAGGGGTTCACAAAGAGAGAAGGCCAGAGAACCCAGATTGGTGGTATGTGCGATGCGCATCCCTACTGCGCAGGGTTTACATAGATGGTCCAGTGGGAATAAACAGCCTTAGAACCTATTACGGTGGTAAGAAGGACAGAGGCACCAGCCCTGAAAAATTCAAACGTGGCAGTGGTTCTGTAACCAGAACAGCCCTTCAACAGTTAGAAGAAGCAGGTTTTGTTGAAAAACGAGAAGATGGTCGTGTGGTAACTCCTGCTGGAAGATCTTTCATGGATAACGCATCCTTTGAGATAAAAAAGGATATTCCCCAACTGGCAAAATATTAA
- a CDS encoding DNA-binding protein, whose translation MSDIEEIRRRRMQELQQQSAQQAQQQAPDAQSQEQMRRELEAQKRQVMMQILTPEARSRLANLRLTKPEFVDQIELQLIQLAQMGRVSSKITDDQLKELLRKLTGQKREINITWK comes from the coding sequence ATGAGCGATATTGAGGAAATACGGCGTAGGAGAATGCAAGAACTGCAACAGCAGTCAGCTCAACAGGCTCAACAGCAAGCTCCAGATGCCCAATCCCAAGAACAAATGCGCAGGGAGCTGGAGGCTCAGAAGAGACAGGTTATGATGCAGATACTCACCCCTGAAGCGCGCAGTCGCCTTGCCAACCTCCGTCTCACCAAACCCGAGTTTGTGGATCAAATTGAACTGCAACTCATCCAACTTGCCCAAATGGGTAGAGTATCGTCAAAAATCACTGATGATCAGCTTAAGGAATTACTCCGTAAGTTAACTGGTCAAAAAAGAGAAATTAACATCACCTGGAAATGA
- a CDS encoding 7-cyano-7-deazaguanine synthase yields MKAAVLYSGGKDSSLMAVILKRLGYKVELLTANFGVFHSWKSAANSASCLGFKHQILEADSTLLEGAVNMILKDGFPNNGINYLHREVLRLAAENYPLVADGTRRDDRVPKLNSAEIQSFEDSKGVQYLNLAGWGHKTINQLSEQFFTVVKEPTSMENNSDYEIEIRYLIAQREGEDTAGKLFPPHIQSRVIGWREDEQK; encoded by the coding sequence ATGAAAGCCGCAGTACTCTACAGCGGAGGTAAAGACAGCTCATTAATGGCAGTCATACTAAAACGCTTAGGATACAAGGTGGAACTTTTAACAGCCAATTTTGGTGTTTTCCATTCCTGGAAATCAGCAGCAAACTCTGCATCATGTTTAGGATTTAAACACCAGATTCTGGAGGCAGACTCCACCCTCCTGGAAGGAGCGGTGAACATGATACTGAAGGATGGCTTCCCCAACAATGGAATAAACTACCTGCACCGGGAAGTCCTGAGATTGGCTGCAGAGAACTATCCCTTAGTGGCTGATGGCACCAGAAGAGATGATCGGGTGCCTAAACTAAATTCCGCGGAAATACAAAGCTTTGAAGATTCTAAAGGTGTACAGTACCTGAATCTTGCTGGCTGGGGTCATAAGACCATAAACCAGCTGTCAGAACAATTTTTCACCGTGGTGAAAGAACCCACAAGCATGGAAAACAACTCTGACTATGAGATTGAAATAAGATATCTCATAGCCCAGCGTGAAGGTGAAGACACAGCTGGTAAATTATTTCCCCCACATATACAATCAAGAGTAATAGGATGGAGAGAAGATGAGCAGAAATAG
- a CDS encoding 50S ribosomal protein L39e, translating to MSRNRPLAKKLRLAKAGKQNRRVPLWVMMKTNRKVRTHPKMRHWRRSSLKV from the coding sequence ATGAGCAGAAATAGACCATTAGCCAAAAAGTTAAGATTGGCAAAGGCAGGCAAGCAGAACAGGCGTGTGCCTCTATGGGTAATGATGAAGACCAACCGTAAGGTACGAACTCACCCTAAAATGAGACACTGGAGAAGAAGTAGTCTAAAGGTATAA
- a CDS encoding 50S ribosomal protein L31e, producing the protein MERIYVIPLRDAKVAPRTKRSPKATRVVREFIQKHMKSDDVKMDESVNEKIWERGIQKIPPKIKVKATKDEDGSVLVTLAQ; encoded by the coding sequence ATGGAAAGAATTTACGTTATACCCCTTCGGGATGCAAAAGTAGCTCCCCGTACCAAAAGGTCACCTAAAGCAACTCGTGTTGTAAGGGAATTCATTCAGAAACACATGAAATCCGACGATGTCAAAATGGACGAATCGGTCAATGAAAAAATATGGGAAAGGGGAATTCAGAAAATACCCCCTAAGATCAAAGTTAAGGCAACCAAAGACGAAGATGGTTCCGTACTGGTCACCCTAGCTCAATAG
- a CDS encoding translation initiation factor IF-6 translates to MIRRVNLAGNPNLGVYIAVTDKVALAPPNLGDKMVGVVEESLQVPVIKTPISGSSLAGALAVGNSRGFLVSRYAFNTEVNAIKEFGLEVERIPDRLTAVGNIILANDHGAMVNPLLSDEAVDVVSETLDVEVVRGSIANFKITGSVAVATNKGAMVHPQATSDELDFLEKTMNVPVDVGTVNQGMKLVGAGTVANSNGVLVGERTTGPEMARIEESLGFLEELL, encoded by the coding sequence ATGATTAGGAGAGTTAATCTGGCAGGCAATCCCAACCTGGGTGTTTACATCGCAGTTACTGATAAAGTGGCTCTAGCACCACCTAATTTGGGAGATAAAATGGTGGGAGTGGTTGAAGAATCCCTTCAAGTCCCGGTAATAAAAACCCCCATCAGTGGAAGTAGCCTTGCCGGTGCCCTGGCAGTAGGAAACTCCAGGGGATTTCTGGTATCCCGGTATGCTTTTAACACTGAAGTAAACGCCATCAAGGAATTTGGTTTAGAGGTTGAGCGGATACCTGACAGACTCACTGCAGTGGGTAACATTATCCTGGCCAACGATCACGGAGCCATGGTGAATCCACTACTATCTGATGAAGCAGTGGATGTGGTCTCTGAGACCCTGGATGTGGAAGTGGTCCGAGGCAGTATAGCTAATTTCAAGATCACTGGATCAGTGGCTGTTGCTACCAACAAAGGAGCAATGGTCCACCCACAAGCAACATCAGATGAATTAGATTTCCTGGAAAAAACCATGAATGTTCCTGTAGATGTGGGAACTGTGAACCAGGGAATGAAACTGGTGGGAGCAGGCACAGTGGCCAACTCCAATGGAGTGCTGGTGGGAGAAAGGACTACTGGTCCTGAAATGGCAAGAATAGAAGAATCATTAGGTTTTCTTGAGGAATTATTATGA
- the rpl18a gene encoding 50S ribosomal protein L18Ae: MKTKIFRVQGKFVMGDRFKPFTKELKATGENDIKEKIYSEFGSKHHIVRNQIHIEKIEEISAEEVQDTLIKALISE, encoded by the coding sequence ATGAAGACAAAAATATTTAGAGTTCAAGGTAAGTTCGTCATGGGCGACAGATTTAAACCTTTCACCAAGGAACTGAAAGCCACTGGTGAAAACGATATTAAAGAAAAGATCTACTCTGAATTTGGTAGCAAACATCACATTGTGCGCAACCAGATACACATAGAAAAAATAGAGGAAATCTCCGCTGAAGAAGTTCAGGATACCCTAATCAAAGCCCTGATTTCGGAGTGA